In Rhodoferax sediminis, the sequence CGGGCCGCCAGAATCTGGTGCACGAGCATGGCGTCGCGCACCGAGCGCGTCATCGCGCAGGCGGTGTCCAGCGTGCTCGACAGGGGCAGGGCGCCGTCCGTGGGGACCAGCCGCGCGGTGTTCTTGAAGCCCACGATGCCGTTCAGCGCAGCCGGGATGCGGATCGAGCCGCCGGTGTCGGACCCCAGACCGATGAACGCAGCCCCGGTCGCGACCGACACGGCGGCGCCCGAGGAGGAACCACCGGGAATGCGGGCTGGCGAGGCTGCGCCGCCCGCAGGCTGGTCGAACCGGCCGTCCCACGCCGCCGGAGTGCCGAAATGCGGATTGGTGCCCACACCCGAAAACGCGAATTCCACCATGTTGGTGCGGCCTATCAGGGCGCCGCCGCCCGCCCGCAGGCGCGCGACGGCGGGGCAATCTGCGGTCGCGGCGGGCGCGTCGGCCAGCACGGCCGATCCGGCGGCCGTGGTCTGTCCTGCGATGTCGAAGAGGTCCTTGACCGAGACGGCGAGGCCGGCCAGCGGCTGGTGCCGGCCATCGACATCGGCGGCCACGCCCCGGGCCTCGTCGAACATGGTTTTGAGGAACGCGTGGTCACAGGCGGGGGACCGGGCGGCGGCAATGGACTTTTCAATTTCCGCGCTCGCGCTGGTCTGGCCGGAGCGGATGTGTTGCAGGGTGGTGTGGAGGTCGGCGAGCATGATTTCAGAGGGGTGGTGTGCTAGAATCCTTGGGTTTTGCTGGATGGCTCCTGTGGCTGCTCAGTGAGGCAAATCGCAAACCAGTCCGGATAAGGTGTTTGCAGCGGATTCGCTGCAAAAGGTATTGCGGCCTTCGGGGTAAATCTCGGGGGTTGCAATAGCGGACTGGATTTTAGACTCAACCTTTGGAGTTCATTATGTCCGTCACCATGCGTGAAATGCTGGAAGCCGGTGTCCACTTCGGCCACCAAACGCGCTTCTGGAACCCGAAGATGGCCCCGTATATCTTCGGCCATCGCAACAAAATCCACATCATCAACCTCGAAAAATCGCTGCCGATGTTCGAGGAAGCGGCCAAGTTCGTGCGCCAGCTGTCCGCCAACCGCGGCACGATCCTGATGGTCGGCACCAAGCGCCAGGCCCGCGACATCGTCGCGACGGAAGCCAAGCGCGCCGGCGTGCCCTATGTCGACCAGCGCTGGCTCGGCGGCATGCTGACCAACTTCAAGACGGTCAAGACCTCGATCAAGCGCCTGAAGGACATGAAGGCCCAGCAGGAAGGCGGTCTGGATGCCATGAGCAAGAAAGAGCAGCTCATGTTTGCCCGCGAGATGGAAAAGCTCGAAAAAGACATCGGCGGCATTCAGGACATGACGGCCCTGCCGGACGCGATCTTCGTGATCGACGTCGGCTATCACAAGATTGCCATTGCCGAAGCCAAGAAGCTCGGCATCCCGCTGATTGGCGTGGTGGATTCCAACCACTCCCCGGTGGGCATCGACTACGTGATCCCCGGTAACGACGACTCCTCCAAGGCGGTGCAGTTGTATGCCCGCGGCATCGCGGACGCGATCCTGGAAGGCCGTGCCAATGTCATGACCGACCTGGTGAAGGCGGTGTCGGCCGAGAGCGGCGACGAGTTTGTGGAAGTGAACGAAACGGCGGCTTGAAGCGCGCCCCCCTGACGCGAACCGACGCGGAAAAAGTGGGGCTTCATGGCCCCCTTTTTTTTAACTCCCTTTTGAATTGAATTGAACTGAAGCGACGGAGAAAAAAATGGCTGCAATTACCGCAAGCATGGTGGCTGAACTTCGCGGCAAGACCGACGCACCGATGATGGAGTGCAAGAAGGCGCTGACGGAGGCCGAAGGCAACATGGAAAAGGCCGAAGAGCTGCTGCGCGTCAAGCTCGGCAACAAGGCCGGCAAGGCCGCCGCCCGCATCACGGCCGAAGGCGTGGTCGCCAGCTTTATCGAGGGCACCACGGGGGCCTTGCTCGAAGTCAATTGCGAAACCGACTTCGTGACCAAGAACGACAGCTTTCTGGCGCTGACCCGGGCTGCGGTCGAACTGATCGCCAAAAACAATCCGGCCGACGTGACGGCCCTGGGCGCGCTGGCCTACAGCCAGGACGGCTTTGGCCCGACGCTGGAAGACGTGCGCAAGGGGCTGATCGGCAAGATCGGCGAGAACATGAGCTTTCGCCGTTTCAAGCGCTTTGCCTCGGGCGCCAGGCTGGCCTCCTACGTGCACGGCACGCGCATCGGCGTGGTGGTGGAGTTCGAGGGCGATGAGGCCGCCGCCAAGGACGTTGCCATGCATGTGGCGGCCATGAAGCCGGTGGCCCTGTCCAGCGCCGATGTGCCCGCCGAGCTGGTGGCCAG encodes:
- a CDS encoding amidase, translating into MLADLHTTLQHIRSGQTSASAEIEKSIAAARSPACDHAFLKTMFDEARGVAADVDGRHQPLAGLAVSVKDLFDIAGQTTAAGSAVLADAPAATADCPAVARLRAGGGALIGRTNMVEFAFSGVGTNPHFGTPAAWDGRFDQPAGGAASPARIPGGSSSGAAVSVATGAAFIGLGSDTGGSIRIPAALNGIVGFKNTARLVPTDGALPLSSTLDTACAMTRSVRDAMLVHQILAARRIIRSNAPLSSYRLAVVTTGMLDALDATVARAFARTLQVLRAAGARIDEIPLAAIRDLGALQSTGGFSAAESYSWHRPLLERHAAGYDPRVATRIQRGAAMKAYEYIDLMQARGRWIAGVETALQGFDAVLSPTVPIVAPMIADVAPALGRDAAQDAAHDAEFFRVNALLLRNTSVVNMLDGCAISIPCHAADELPVGLMLWHGALRDDTVLNIALQAEQALQ
- the tsf gene encoding translation elongation factor Ts is translated as MAAITASMVAELRGKTDAPMMECKKALTEAEGNMEKAEELLRVKLGNKAGKAAARITAEGVVASFIEGTTGALLEVNCETDFVTKNDSFLALTRAAVELIAKNNPADVTALGALAYSQDGFGPTLEDVRKGLIGKIGENMSFRRFKRFASGARLASYVHGTRIGVVVEFEGDEAAAKDVAMHVAAMKPVALSSADVPAELVARERSVAAAKAEEDRKTAEAAGKPVQSAEIVAKRVEGGVQKFLKEVSLYNQAFVKNDKQSVEQMLKERGTTVKSFTLYVVGEGIEKKVDDFAAEVAAQVAAAKQGA
- the rpsB gene encoding 30S ribosomal protein S2, whose translation is MSVTMREMLEAGVHFGHQTRFWNPKMAPYIFGHRNKIHIINLEKSLPMFEEAAKFVRQLSANRGTILMVGTKRQARDIVATEAKRAGVPYVDQRWLGGMLTNFKTVKTSIKRLKDMKAQQEGGLDAMSKKEQLMFAREMEKLEKDIGGIQDMTALPDAIFVIDVGYHKIAIAEAKKLGIPLIGVVDSNHSPVGIDYVIPGNDDSSKAVQLYARGIADAILEGRANVMTDLVKAVSAESGDEFVEVNETAA